The window TTTTCCGACGAAAAAGGGAAAATAATCAAAGAATATGCGGAAAAAATCGGCAGGGCGACAAATAATGAGGCTGAATATGAAGCAGTAATTTTTGCTTTACAGAAAGCCAAACTGCTTTTTGGCAAGAAACAGGCAAAAGAAATGGACTTAGAGTTAAGAACGGACAGCGAACTTATTTTTAAACAGATGAACGGCAAGTATAAGATTTTAGACCGCAAAATTGAACAATTATTTCTGAAAACTTGGAATTTAAAAATTGATTTTGGCAATGTAAAATTTGTCTACATTCCTCGAAACAACAATACAGAAGCGGATAGACTGGTTAATCGAGCATTGGATTCTA is drawn from Patescibacteria group bacterium and contains these coding sequences:
- a CDS encoding ribonuclease HI family protein; protein product: MKIMIYTDGGSRGNPGPGAIGVIFSDEKGKIIKEYAEKIGRATNNEAEYEAVIFALQKAKLLFGKKQAKEMDLELRTDSELIFKQMNGKYKILDRKIEQLFLKTWNLKIDFGNVKFVYIPRNNNTEADRLVNRALDSKTKEDNGLPGI